A genomic region of Fodinisporobacter ferrooxydans contains the following coding sequences:
- a CDS encoding multicopper oxidase domain-containing protein — MAGSLLAGCGIQSAPPDKSAPAPTAQTAKDTKNPQQAVNQPPTPVVVKRIGAHDVQIEMTAQETDVEIAPGVKYHSWNFNGTVPGPVIKVKQGDTIHFKLKNMDPKIPHSMDFHAVTAAPNKDFANVAPNKEGEFTYTAENPGVFMYHCGTAPVLMHIANGMYGTILVQPKDGYPTDKRINKEFVITESEVYKQNDFNDMKNGSPSYVLFNGKTTEANKPLYAKVGDWVRIYFNNVGPNDVSSFHVVGTQFDTVYVDGNPQNVLHGLQSYAVPASGGLVVEFQVKKEGIYPIVDHEFSKATKGAIMKLVVTKDGNPPQQ, encoded by the coding sequence ATGGCTGGTTCATTATTGGCAGGGTGTGGCATTCAGAGTGCACCACCGGATAAATCGGCGCCTGCGCCAACAGCGCAAACTGCTAAGGACACAAAAAATCCTCAGCAAGCTGTCAATCAACCGCCAACGCCGGTCGTTGTAAAACGCATTGGCGCACATGACGTACAGATCGAAATGACCGCACAGGAGACCGATGTTGAGATCGCACCAGGCGTCAAGTATCATTCCTGGAATTTTAACGGTACCGTTCCTGGCCCTGTGATCAAAGTCAAGCAAGGAGATACGATTCATTTTAAACTGAAAAATATGGACCCGAAAATCCCGCATAGCATGGATTTCCATGCCGTAACGGCAGCGCCCAATAAAGACTTTGCCAATGTTGCGCCAAATAAAGAAGGAGAATTCACGTATACAGCCGAAAATCCCGGCGTGTTCATGTACCACTGCGGCACCGCGCCGGTCCTGATGCATATTGCCAACGGCATGTATGGTACGATACTCGTGCAGCCAAAAGACGGCTACCCGACAGATAAGAGAATCAACAAGGAATTTGTCATTACGGAGTCAGAAGTCTACAAACAGAACGACTTCAATGATATGAAAAACGGTTCACCGTCGTATGTATTGTTCAACGGGAAAACAACAGAAGCAAACAAGCCGCTATATGCCAAAGTCGGCGATTGGGTCCGAATTTACTTCAACAATGTAGGGCCGAATGATGTAAGCAGTTTCCATGTCGTCGGAACCCAATTTGATACTGTGTATGTGGATGGCAATCCGCAAAATGTGCTCCATGGTTTGCAGTCGTATGCAGTACCCGCTTCCGGCGGATTGGTTGTGGAGTTTCAAGTGAAAAAAGAGGGGATTTACCCGATCGTTGACCATGAGTTCAGCAAAGCAACGAAAGGCGCGATCATGAAGCTGGTCGTCACGAAAGATGGAAATCCACCCCAACAGTAA
- a CDS encoding cation transporter, whose protein sequence is MSNVVLKVEGMSCNHCVNAVEGALKKLGAEGKVDLPGKSVAIQYDESKVNLEAIKSAIEDQGYDVVG, encoded by the coding sequence ATGTCTAACGTAGTTTTAAAAGTAGAGGGAATGTCCTGCAATCACTGTGTCAATGCTGTAGAAGGCGCATTGAAAAAATTGGGAGCGGAAGGAAAAGTAGATCTGCCAGGCAAGTCTGTAGCGATCCAATATGATGAATCCAAGGTCAATCTTGAGGCCATTAAAAGTGCGATTGAAGATCAGGGATACGATGTAGTCGGTTGA
- a CDS encoding sensor histidine kinase → MNNGIRRKLLVSFLAIAFVSLLTVNLLVNIAISITFYNYIDEQQNAEAQMIVKDLTDTYSETGHWPEATLMDITHQALTNHMILKIFNQKNQLVWDSNQMIRNSSRPDSSIFHSQNDEIATKQFPILKNGAKIGALEIQFSKDLYQEQEGVFLTRFNILSWISLAIVLLAVYFFSASIARGISAPLIEIKKVAIRLRDGDLNQRVPILTRDDEVAQVGQSINHLADTLEQQQQLRKFLTADIAHELRTPLATMRSYLEAFQDGIWEPTDEKLQICYDQVMQLVNLIQDLEHLADVENPMLKLKKEEIDSVILLEDAIRSVAKNWDYKQIELQFIYREGDEDNEHAACIVNGDYYRLLQVFINLLNNAYKFTPEAGRITVEIQKMQRNILIHIGDTGCGIDPLEQAKIFERFYRGEKSRNRKTGGAGLGLAIVKAIVEAHGGTVTVSSVVDQGTTFTVCLPKG, encoded by the coding sequence ATGAATAATGGCATTCGCAGAAAATTATTGGTTTCGTTTTTGGCCATTGCCTTTGTATCGTTGTTAACAGTAAATTTGCTTGTGAATATAGCCATTTCCATCACATTTTATAATTATATTGATGAACAGCAGAACGCAGAAGCGCAAATGATCGTAAAAGACTTGACTGACACCTATTCGGAAACCGGACATTGGCCAGAGGCAACTCTCATGGATATCACGCACCAGGCATTGACAAATCATATGATTCTAAAAATTTTCAATCAAAAGAATCAGTTGGTTTGGGACTCCAACCAGATGATACGTAATTCGTCACGGCCGGATTCTTCCATATTCCATTCCCAAAATGATGAGATTGCGACAAAGCAATTTCCTATTTTAAAAAACGGAGCAAAAATTGGAGCTTTGGAAATTCAGTTTTCCAAAGATCTTTATCAAGAACAGGAGGGAGTATTTCTTACAAGATTTAATATTCTTTCCTGGATTTCATTGGCAATCGTCTTGCTTGCTGTATACTTCTTTAGTGCATCGATTGCTCGGGGAATCAGTGCGCCTTTGATTGAGATCAAAAAAGTGGCGATACGTTTAAGAGACGGGGATCTTAACCAGAGAGTTCCGATTCTGACGCGGGATGACGAGGTGGCGCAAGTAGGTCAATCCATTAATCATCTGGCGGATACATTAGAGCAACAACAGCAATTGCGGAAATTTCTTACGGCCGATATTGCACATGAGTTGCGAACGCCCTTAGCGACGATGCGCAGCTATCTGGAAGCGTTTCAGGATGGGATATGGGAGCCGACAGACGAGAAGCTGCAAATCTGTTATGATCAAGTGATGCAATTGGTCAATTTGATTCAAGATCTGGAGCATTTGGCGGATGTTGAAAATCCGATGTTGAAATTGAAAAAAGAAGAAATTGATAGTGTAATACTGCTGGAGGATGCGATTCGCTCTGTTGCGAAAAACTGGGACTATAAACAGATTGAATTACAGTTTATTTATCGGGAGGGCGATGAAGACAACGAACATGCCGCATGTATTGTGAATGGGGATTATTATCGTTTGTTGCAAGTTTTTATCAATCTTCTGAATAATGCATACAAGTTCACACCGGAAGCAGGTCGTATCACGGTTGAAATACAGAAGATGCAACGGAATATTTTGATACACATAGGAGATACGGGCTGTGGCATTGATCCTTTAGAGCAGGCAAAAATTTTTGAACGATTTTATCGTGGGGAAAAATCGAGGAATCGAAAAACCGGCGGTGCGGGTCTCGGGCTTGCGATTGTAAAAGCGATTGTGGAAGCGCATGGCGGGACGGTTACCGTCAGCAGCGTCGTCGATCAAGGAACAACATTTACGGTTTGTTTGCCAAAAGGATGA
- a CDS encoding nitric-oxide reductase large subunit, giving the protein MSHDAQHEQGSKTLKRVLLSVIIVSFLVLLVGGIFVYKNEAPIPNMVGTNDQIVTTHNNLINGQETYQQTDLADYGSLLGNGTFFGQDFTSETLNIVADSMRNFDAKQQYGKSYAQLSKEQQAAIADAVKSEIRVNRYNASDNTLKLTASQVYALDQVRAHYEQLFTKGDPARALPKSIFKAASSTSTIKNLSDFFYWTSWMSSTDRPGSNYSYTNNWPYYPAVGNVESFYAIFWSGMSAAFLVLMLAIIIWVYNHFKFQMESNYKSFPTINVNDIKITPSQRKTGKYFVIVCLVFLFQTLMGGLMAHYYVEGSAFYGLPILKWLPYNIAKTWHLQSAVFWIATAWLGMGLFIAPLVNGKEPKRQGFLVDVLFAALIVVVAGSYTGEWLGAKGLLGKAWFYFGNEGWNYLELGRFWEILLIVGLLLWMYIVWRALRVPLRNEADKGGLVHLLFYSAWTIPGFFAFSFLVNPSWNITTSDYWRWWVVHLWVEGVFEVFAVVVIGFMLVAMGLVTKKSTVRALYFQIIILMGSGIIGTGHHYYWIGDPDIWIALGACFSALEIVPLTLLASEAYDQYKMLRDGGKDFPYKAPFWFLISTAVWNLLGAGVLGFLINLPGVSFYEHGSFLTAAHGHGSMMGVYGMLAIALVLFSMRQIVQSDKYWSEKWFKMSVWGLNIGLVGMIVVTLFPIGVEQIRYTVEHGFWAARKLAFYREPLIFALLWLRIIPDSIFIVFGVLPLTWGVIKAFLHMKPSQKDVLEAPKVSSSVKSGVSSVNVKGN; this is encoded by the coding sequence ATGAGTCATGATGCTCAGCACGAACAAGGGTCAAAAACTCTAAAGCGAGTATTGCTGTCCGTAATCATTGTGAGTTTTCTTGTGCTGCTGGTAGGAGGTATATTTGTTTACAAAAACGAGGCTCCTATACCCAATATGGTTGGGACAAATGATCAAATTGTAACAACACATAATAATTTGATCAACGGACAAGAAACCTACCAGCAAACTGATTTGGCGGATTATGGTTCACTACTGGGGAACGGTACATTTTTTGGCCAGGATTTTACGTCAGAGACACTGAATATTGTTGCCGACAGCATGCGCAATTTTGATGCAAAACAACAGTATGGCAAATCGTATGCCCAATTGTCCAAGGAACAACAAGCAGCAATAGCTGATGCCGTTAAAAGTGAAATTCGTGTGAACCGCTATAATGCATCCGATAATACCTTAAAGTTGACAGCTTCACAGGTTTATGCGCTGGATCAGGTTCGGGCGCATTATGAGCAATTGTTTACGAAAGGCGATCCAGCTCGCGCATTGCCGAAGAGTATTTTTAAGGCGGCTAGCTCTACGTCGACGATAAAAAATTTGAGCGACTTTTTCTACTGGACATCCTGGATGTCATCTACCGATCGGCCAGGATCCAATTACTCTTATACAAACAACTGGCCATATTATCCGGCTGTAGGCAATGTCGAGTCCTTTTACGCAATATTCTGGAGTGGTATGAGCGCTGCATTCTTGGTACTGATGCTGGCAATCATTATTTGGGTTTATAATCACTTTAAATTTCAAATGGAAAGCAACTACAAATCGTTCCCGACTATTAATGTAAATGATATAAAAATTACTCCCAGCCAAAGAAAGACAGGAAAATATTTTGTCATTGTCTGCCTGGTATTCCTGTTTCAGACTTTGATGGGTGGATTGATGGCCCACTATTATGTGGAAGGTTCCGCATTCTACGGATTGCCGATATTAAAATGGCTTCCATATAACATTGCAAAAACGTGGCATTTGCAGTCAGCAGTGTTCTGGATCGCAACAGCTTGGCTTGGCATGGGGTTGTTTATTGCGCCGCTGGTCAATGGAAAAGAACCAAAAAGACAGGGATTTCTTGTCGACGTGCTATTTGCCGCACTGATTGTTGTCGTTGCCGGCAGTTATACCGGTGAGTGGCTTGGAGCCAAGGGTTTATTGGGCAAGGCATGGTTCTATTTTGGCAATGAAGGATGGAATTACCTGGAATTAGGGCGGTTTTGGGAAATTTTACTGATTGTTGGCCTGCTTCTATGGATGTATATCGTTTGGCGAGCATTACGCGTGCCATTGCGCAACGAAGCAGACAAAGGAGGACTTGTCCACCTATTATTTTATAGTGCATGGACAATTCCGGGATTCTTCGCTTTCTCTTTCTTGGTGAATCCTAGCTGGAACATAACGACGTCAGATTACTGGCGCTGGTGGGTCGTCCATCTATGGGTTGAAGGTGTGTTTGAAGTTTTTGCCGTTGTTGTGATTGGCTTTATGCTTGTTGCAATGGGTCTGGTGACAAAAAAATCAACAGTACGCGCTCTGTATTTTCAGATTATCATTTTAATGGGAAGCGGTATTATCGGTACCGGACACCATTATTATTGGATTGGCGATCCTGATATATGGATTGCTCTGGGTGCATGTTTTTCAGCCCTTGAAATTGTACCATTAACATTACTCGCCTCAGAGGCATACGACCAATATAAAATGCTGCGCGATGGCGGAAAAGATTTTCCATATAAAGCGCCATTTTGGTTTTTAATCTCAACGGCTGTCTGGAATCTGCTTGGAGCTGGTGTACTCGGATTCTTGATTAATCTGCCAGGAGTCAGTTTTTATGAGCACGGCTCTTTCTTGACGGCGGCACATGGCCATGGATCCATGATGGGTGTATACGGTATGCTGGCAATCGCTTTGGTGTTGTTTTCTATGCGCCAGATTGTTCAGTCTGACAAATACTGGTCTGAAAAATGGTTTAAGATGTCCGTATGGGGATTGAATATTGGTTTGGTGGGTATGATCGTAGTAACATTGTTCCCGATTGGTGTTGAGCAAATCAGATATACTGTTGAACATGGATTTTGGGCAGCCCGCAAGCTTGCGTTTTATCGTGAGCCTTTAATCTTTGCGCTTTTGTGGTTAAGAATTATCCCGGATTCCATATTCATCGTCTTCGGTGTACTTCCGTTAACATGGGGTGTCATAAAAGCGTTCTTGCATATGAAGCCAAGCCAGAAGGACGTCTTAGAAGCGCCAAAAGTATCATCGAGCGTTAAATCCGGCGTATCCAGTGTAAATGTTAAGGGAAATTAA
- a CDS encoding metal-sensitive transcriptional regulator, with product MAVDIMHQCSDGDDGEVSVRSSHHSEKLKTNLTSRLNRIEGQIRGVKGMIEKNVYCDDILNQISAIQSALNAVGKLLLESHMKSCVVERIQEGDTEVLDELMKTMSKLIK from the coding sequence ATGGCAGTCGATATTATGCATCAATGTTCGGATGGGGATGACGGTGAAGTTTCGGTAAGATCGAGTCATCATTCGGAAAAGCTGAAAACCAATTTGACCAGCAGGCTGAATCGGATTGAAGGGCAGATTCGCGGCGTCAAAGGCATGATTGAGAAAAATGTGTATTGCGATGATATTTTGAATCAGATTTCGGCGATTCAATCCGCTCTGAATGCAGTTGGCAAATTGCTTTTAGAGAGCCATATGAAAAGTTGTGTAGTTGAGCGAATTCAGGAAGGGGACACGGAAGTACTTGATGAGTTGATGAAAACCATGAGCAAGCTTATCAAGTAG
- a CDS encoding DUF2249 domain-containing protein, whose protein sequence is MSQYAATVKAMEYPPQLKHKVIFQTFESLQPNEEMLLINDHDPVPLRYQFELEHPGKFTWEYVERGPSLFQVKIGRVE, encoded by the coding sequence ATGAGTCAATATGCTGCTACAGTAAAAGCGATGGAGTATCCGCCGCAATTAAAGCACAAGGTGATTTTTCAAACATTTGAAAGTCTGCAGCCGAATGAGGAAATGTTATTGATCAACGACCATGACCCGGTTCCATTGCGCTATCAATTTGAACTTGAGCATCCTGGGAAATTCACCTGGGAATATGTTGAACGTGGTCCTAGTCTGTTTCAAGTGAAAATCGGGCGTGTAGAGTAG
- a CDS encoding SHOCT domain-containing protein → MMLGYGFGMSWIGMLIQLVVIVGVIYLIIHWIKKGDSNERGNDAIHILRQRFARGEISEEEYERMLRVLKK, encoded by the coding sequence ATGATGTTAGGATATGGATTTGGAATGAGTTGGATTGGCATGTTAATTCAGCTTGTGGTGATTGTCGGGGTGATCTATTTAATCATTCATTGGATTAAAAAAGGCGACTCCAATGAAAGAGGGAATGATGCGATCCATATTTTGCGCCAACGGTTTGCCCGTGGCGAGATATCGGAAGAGGAATATGAGCGAATGTTGAGAGTGTTGAAGAAATAG
- a CDS encoding redoxin domain-containing protein: MHSHRTRWTVILLIFVLAVAIMASIYKQFKQTTPLDGLNPGQAAPNFVLQNLQGNDVSLQEFKGKVVLINIWASWCKPCRDEIPGIVQTYQAYKNQGFVVLGVNYKENPVTVKGFMEQFHMNYPVVFDTDGKMSEMYKVGPLPTSFLVNRKGIIEKVIVGQMSESYLKQAIGNMVKEK; encoded by the coding sequence ATGCATTCGCACCGGACGCGCTGGACGGTCATCCTGCTTATTTTCGTATTGGCGGTTGCAATAATGGCTTCCATTTATAAACAATTCAAACAAACAACTCCATTGGACGGATTAAATCCGGGCCAGGCAGCGCCAAACTTTGTCCTGCAGAATTTGCAGGGGAACGATGTATCATTGCAAGAGTTTAAAGGAAAAGTAGTGTTAATAAATATCTGGGCGAGTTGGTGCAAGCCTTGCAGGGATGAGATCCCGGGAATCGTGCAGACATATCAAGCATATAAAAATCAGGGATTTGTTGTTTTGGGAGTCAATTATAAAGAAAATCCGGTAACCGTGAAAGGGTTTATGGAGCAATTCCATATGAATTACCCTGTAGTATTTGACACAGACGGCAAAATGTCCGAAATGTACAAAGTGGGGCCGCTGCCGACGAGTTTCTTGGTGAATCGTAAGGGAATCATTGAAAAGGTAATAGTCGGGCAGATGTCTGAATCCTATTTGAAGCAGGCAATAGGAAACATGGTTAAGGAAAAATAA
- a CDS encoding DUF2249 domain-containing protein gives MDQRIVDLDVRDILKAKLEPFQKIMETVGSLQETDILQLHTTFRPTPLLKVLGKKGYNHVVLQMDKEHFIIQFYKESFDMPVFRLNNLGLEPPQPMIRTLEMLDNQKEFQEGEARLEIWNERVPAFLLPELDERGFSYKIVEESEGEVHVQIFR, from the coding sequence ATGGATCAAAGAATTGTCGATCTGGATGTAAGAGACATTTTAAAGGCTAAGCTGGAGCCATTTCAAAAAATTATGGAAACGGTAGGAAGTCTGCAAGAAACAGACATCTTGCAATTGCATACCACATTTCGCCCGACGCCTTTATTGAAAGTATTGGGGAAAAAGGGATACAATCATGTAGTTTTGCAAATGGATAAAGAACATTTCATCATTCAATTTTATAAGGAATCATTTGATATGCCGGTTTTCCGTTTGAATAATTTAGGATTGGAGCCGCCGCAACCGATGATTCGGACATTGGAGATGCTGGACAATCAGAAAGAATTCCAGGAAGGGGAAGCGAGACTCGAAATCTGGAATGAGCGTGTTCCGGCGTTTTTGTTGCCGGAGTTGGATGAGCGGGGTTTTTCGTACAAAATAGTGGAAGAATCAGAAGGGGAAGTTCACGTACAGATTTTTCGCTAA
- a CDS encoding metal-sulfur cluster assembly factor, translating to MDLEKVREQLLEVYDPELGLNVVELGLIYHMEEVADGQLVIDMTLTTPGCPMHDTMSEAVEWAAGRVDGVEDVRVNVVWNPPWTPARMNDQARAKLGF from the coding sequence ATTGATTTAGAAAAAGTAAGAGAGCAGTTGCTGGAAGTATACGACCCGGAATTGGGGTTGAATGTTGTGGAATTAGGCTTGATCTATCATATGGAGGAAGTGGCGGATGGACAATTAGTCATTGATATGACATTGACAACACCCGGTTGTCCTATGCACGATACGATGAGTGAAGCTGTGGAATGGGCAGCCGGCCGAGTCGATGGTGTGGAAGATGTGCGTGTCAATGTGGTTTGGAATCCGCCGTGGACGCCAGCGCGTATGAATGACCAGGCCAGAGCGAAATTAGGTTTTTGA
- a CDS encoding V4R domain-containing protein: MSIIGQETFSFKDMTLVKRNKLGDKVPLELFRAIRLIGMYEGLPMHGKATTLTIGRTIGEKIEATSVNELLKKFEQLKIGIPSVIEETGKGFRVAIEDCFCEGLPVHAGNLVCDLEGAIFEGALSKILNKKVSVKEVKCNVNGDERCEYEVRFLG, encoded by the coding sequence ATGAGCATAATCGGACAAGAGACGTTCAGTTTTAAGGACATGACTTTGGTAAAACGAAACAAACTGGGTGACAAGGTGCCCCTCGAATTGTTCCGGGCGATTCGTTTAATCGGCATGTATGAAGGTTTGCCCATGCATGGGAAAGCGACTACGCTGACGATCGGCAGAACCATCGGAGAGAAAATTGAAGCAACCTCCGTGAATGAATTGTTAAAAAAATTCGAGCAGCTAAAGATCGGAATTCCTTCTGTTATTGAAGAAACCGGCAAAGGATTTCGCGTTGCCATTGAAGACTGCTTTTGCGAAGGACTTCCTGTACATGCCGGCAACCTGGTCTGTGATTTGGAAGGAGCCATATTCGAGGGAGCTTTAAGCAAGATTTTAAACAAAAAAGTATCCGTGAAAGAAGTAAAATGCAATGTAAACGGCGATGAGCGCTGTGAATACGAAGTTCGATTCTTGGGCTAG
- a CDS encoding Crp/Fnr family transcriptional regulator, giving the protein MVQSQQSEELLRKISFFRDLERTELEKIQHLLIQWAYSEKMNIFLQGDPLKYVYFIMRGKVKIFRADEHGREQIVNILQEGDMFPHKGFFHTAEYPANAVMIERGILFALPTASFRNLLETNPSLCIRLLAIMEARLTELQDRLEEIVLHDVAEQIIYMLMRLAQRHGVSVGERIWINVPFTNQELANMIGTSRETVNRTLNQLKKIGALRITTGHHLLLDMELLEKRLHAKPML; this is encoded by the coding sequence ATGGTTCAATCACAACAATCAGAAGAATTGTTGCGAAAAATTTCTTTTTTTCGCGATTTAGAACGGACGGAACTGGAGAAAATTCAGCATTTGTTGATTCAGTGGGCCTATTCGGAAAAAATGAATATCTTTCTGCAAGGAGATCCACTGAAATATGTATATTTTATCATGCGTGGAAAAGTGAAGATCTTCCGTGCGGATGAACATGGAAGGGAGCAAATTGTAAATATTTTGCAGGAAGGCGACATGTTTCCGCACAAAGGATTTTTCCATACGGCAGAATACCCTGCGAACGCTGTCATGATTGAGCGGGGTATTCTGTTTGCTTTGCCGACAGCAAGCTTCCGCAACCTGCTGGAGACGAATCCGTCATTGTGCATCAGGCTTTTGGCGATTATGGAAGCGCGGTTGACGGAACTGCAAGACAGGCTGGAAGAAATCGTTTTGCATGATGTAGCGGAACAAATCATCTACATGTTGATGCGCCTTGCACAGCGGCATGGAGTTTCAGTCGGAGAGCGGATCTGGATTAACGTCCCTTTTACCAATCAGGAATTGGCCAATATGATTGGAACTTCCAGAGAAACTGTGAATCGTACGTTAAATCAGTTGAAAAAAATCGGGGCTTTGCGAATCACCACAGGCCATCATTTACTGCTTGATATGGAACTGCTGGAAAAACGGCTGCATGCAAAACCGATGCTTTAG
- a CDS encoding MogA/MoaB family molybdenum cofactor biosynthesis protein has translation MSVEEHRQSAPKTVRCGIITVSDTRTEQSDKSGQLIKQLLLEAGHAITTYQIVKDEYSVIQELIRKIAADSRIDGILLNGGTGIAMRDTTYEAVKDCLDKEMPGFGELFRYLSFSEDIGAAAILSRAIAGVCNGKAVFSMPGSTGAVRLAMNRLILPELTHVIREINKDRL, from the coding sequence ATGTCAGTAGAGGAGCACCGTCAGTCGGCGCCGAAGACGGTTCGCTGCGGGATTATAACCGTTTCTGATACAAGAACAGAGCAATCGGACAAAAGCGGGCAGTTGATCAAACAATTGCTGCTGGAAGCCGGTCATGCAATCACAACGTACCAGATCGTCAAAGATGAATATTCTGTCATTCAAGAGCTGATTCGGAAGATCGCGGCAGATTCGCGGATAGACGGGATATTGTTGAACGGCGGCACTGGCATTGCCATGCGGGATACGACATACGAAGCGGTGAAAGACTGCCTGGATAAGGAAATGCCCGGCTTCGGCGAGCTGTTTCGCTATTTGAGCTTTTCTGAGGATATTGGTGCGGCAGCGATTCTCAGCCGCGCCATCGCCGGCGTCTGCAACGGGAAAGCGGTTTTCTCCATGCCAGGCTCCACAGGTGCAGTACGACTGGCCATGAATCGCCTGATCCTTCCGGAACTGACGCATGTAATCCGGGAAATCAATAAAGATCGCTTATGA
- a CDS encoding cytochrome c biogenesis CcdA family protein, whose product MTSANPTIWIAFLAGLLSFVSPCCLPLYPSYISYISGVSFQAGQQRVSNDARRRAVIHSLFFVLGFSIIFLALGMSASYLGRFFIEYRSLISQIGGVIIVAMGLFLLGLLKIDVLMKEKKWQIRSKPASYLGAVFVGISFAAGWTPCIGPILASVLILAASQPVSGMTLMGFYILGFAIPFLILAYTLGSTKWLRKYSGLISKIGGVIMVVMGILLYFNQMTLITSWLIRLFGGFTGF is encoded by the coding sequence TTGACTTCCGCAAACCCAACGATCTGGATTGCTTTTTTGGCAGGGTTGTTATCCTTTGTTTCACCATGCTGTTTGCCTTTGTATCCATCCTATATTTCTTATATCTCCGGTGTATCTTTTCAAGCGGGACAACAACGAGTTTCCAATGATGCAAGGCGTCGTGCAGTCATCCATTCTTTGTTTTTTGTGCTGGGCTTTTCGATCATATTCCTTGCACTTGGAATGTCTGCCAGCTACCTCGGCCGCTTCTTTATTGAATATCGAAGCTTGATCAGCCAAATCGGCGGTGTGATTATTGTCGCGATGGGTCTGTTTCTGCTGGGGCTATTAAAAATTGATGTGTTAATGAAAGAGAAAAAATGGCAAATTCGTTCAAAACCGGCAAGCTACTTAGGTGCCGTATTCGTAGGAATCAGTTTTGCTGCCGGCTGGACACCATGTATCGGCCCTATTCTGGCTTCCGTACTTATATTGGCCGCATCACAACCTGTCAGCGGCATGACTTTGATGGGATTTTATATTCTCGGCTTTGCCATTCCATTTCTTATCTTGGCGTATACTCTCGGCTCCACCAAATGGCTGCGAAAGTATTCCGGCCTGATCAGCAAGATTGGCGGAGTCATTATGGTAGTTATGGGCATCTTGTTGTATTTTAACCAAATGACTTTGATCACTTCCTGGCTGATTCGCCTGTTTGGCGGGTTTACAGGATTTTAA
- a CDS encoding F510_1955 family glycosylhydrolase translates to MQFWNMTKAKRRVAAFGAISIIALALSACGSTQPTAQNAQKVTQDIEHIHGLGYSADGQTLYLATHRGLLKYRGGSFGQPLGNDDLMGFSMTAKAMYASGHPGDNRFKNPLGLVKLDGQGNVTPLAFYGSGDFHHMAASYKTGTIYVYAEEDMNGLKKGLNYTQDGGKTWHSVLGKGIDGEIESLAIAPDKDGIVAVGTPKGLFMSTDYGNHFQQMIEHLNTTGLSFDLKNSNTLYIGGYDKTPIFEAYDRVRKQALSIPLPFSDVDSVLFISENPSVHGELTIGTYKTRVYQSANSGKQWNTLIDKGMIKK, encoded by the coding sequence ATGCAGTTTTGGAATATGACAAAAGCCAAGAGAAGAGTTGCGGCATTTGGTGCCATAAGCATAATAGCTCTTGCACTGTCCGCATGTGGAAGCACACAACCGACTGCACAAAATGCACAGAAAGTTACACAAGATATCGAACACATTCACGGATTGGGGTATAGTGCAGATGGCCAAACACTGTACTTGGCCACACATCGGGGGTTGTTAAAATATCGCGGAGGAAGCTTTGGCCAGCCGCTTGGCAATGATGATCTCATGGGATTTTCGATGACTGCGAAAGCGATGTATGCCAGTGGCCATCCGGGAGACAATCGTTTCAAGAATCCCCTCGGACTTGTAAAACTTGACGGCCAGGGAAACGTAACGCCGCTTGCGTTTTACGGCAGCGGCGATTTTCATCATATGGCAGCAAGTTATAAGACGGGAACGATATATGTATATGCGGAAGAAGATATGAACGGGTTGAAAAAGGGCCTGAATTATACCCAAGACGGGGGCAAGACCTGGCATTCTGTTCTGGGAAAAGGGATTGACGGGGAGATTGAAAGTTTAGCCATTGCTCCCGACAAGGATGGAATTGTGGCGGTAGGGACTCCGAAAGGATTATTCATGTCGACAGATTACGGGAATCATTTTCAGCAGATGATAGAGCATCTCAATACAACGGGTCTGTCTTTTGATTTGAAAAATTCCAATACTTTATACATCGGCGGATATGATAAAACGCCGATTTTTGAAGCATATGATCGCGTCCGCAAACAAGCCCTATCGATCCCGTTGCCTTTTTCCGATGTAGACTCTGTCTTGTTTATTTCAGAAAATCCATCTGTCCATGGAGAACTTACAATCGGTACATATAAAACGAGAGTCTATCAATCTGCAAATTCAGGAAAACAATGGAATACTCTCATTGATAAAGGAATGATAAAAAAGTGA